The Xanthobacter flavus genome includes a window with the following:
- a CDS encoding type I restriction endonuclease subunit R, with protein MSLHREIAFEVGICEALAARGWLYDESAAEGFDRARALFPADVLAWVQDTQPKAWEALTKSHGAAASTVLLDRLRHQMDPRGTLDVLRHGIEVVGLRQPVSLAQFRPALGMNADLQARYQANRLRVVRQVRYSAANQNALDLVLFLNGLPVATAELKSDYTQRVEDAVDQYRFDRDPRPKGQPFPEPLLEFPRGALVHFAVSNSLVRMTTRLEGAATRFLPFDKGNNGAAGNPVNPAGAPTAYLWEDVWERESWLEILGRYIVAKRDAKKRVTSLIFPRYHQLDATRRLVGTVLAEGPGSKYLIQHSAGSGKTNSIAWTAHFLAELHDAANAKVFDTVLVVSDRTVLDSQLQEAIFDFERTTGVVATIKSESGAKSSQLAEALSGGKKIVVCTIQTFPFALKAVQELAATQGKRFAVIADEAHSSQTGEAASKLKQVLSAEEMAEVADGGEVGTEDLLALQMAARANDKGITYIAFTATPKAKTLELFGRRPEPDEPASDTNKPQAFHVYSMRQAIEEGFILDVLKNYTPYKLAFRLVHDGEEMTEETVERSTAVKGIMQWVRLHPYNIAQKVQVVVEHFRANVAPLLEGKAKAMVVVASRKEAVRWQLAIDQYIKRNGYRIGTLVAFSGEVDDPESGDEPFTEVSRSLNPGLKGRDIREAFATEEYQILLVANKFQTGFDQPLLCGMYVDRRLAGIQAVQTLSRLNRAHPGKDTTYILDFVNEPDEILKAFKTYYETAELAGVTDPHIVLNLKAKLDASGHYDDNEVDRVVNVEMDPGATQGQLDAALLPVADRLLRSFRSLQMEREAARARGDAQAERDAKDAQEALLLFKTDMATYLRVYAFLSQMFDYGSTAVEKRAIFFKRLLPLLDFGREREGVDLSRVKLTHHRLNDQGRRTLALGGGQGEQLAPMTETGAGAVQEKQRALLTEIIERVNDLFVGELTEDDKLVYVNNVLKGKLLESDLLVEQASNNTKEQFANSPDLATELLNAIMDALAAHTTMSKQALDSEKVRAGLKDTLLGPGQLYEALRAKARLGAEDIVARPS; from the coding sequence ATGAGCCTGCATCGGGAGATCGCCTTCGAGGTGGGCATCTGCGAGGCCCTTGCCGCGCGGGGCTGGCTCTATGACGAGAGCGCTGCGGAGGGCTTTGACCGGGCGCGGGCGCTGTTCCCGGCCGATGTGCTGGCTTGGGTGCAGGACACCCAGCCCAAGGCGTGGGAAGCGCTGACCAAGAGCCACGGCGCCGCCGCGTCCACCGTGCTGCTGGACCGGCTGCGCCACCAGATGGACCCGCGCGGAACGCTGGATGTGCTGCGCCACGGGATCGAGGTGGTGGGCCTGCGCCAGCCCGTGAGCCTCGCCCAGTTCCGCCCCGCGCTTGGTATGAATGCCGATCTTCAGGCCCGCTATCAGGCCAACCGCCTGCGGGTGGTGCGACAGGTGCGCTATTCGGCCGCCAACCAGAATGCCCTCGATCTCGTGCTCTTCCTCAACGGCCTCCCCGTCGCCACCGCCGAGCTGAAGAGCGACTACACCCAGCGCGTGGAAGATGCTGTTGACCAGTATCGCTTCGACCGCGACCCCAGGCCCAAGGGGCAGCCCTTCCCGGAGCCGCTGCTGGAGTTCCCCCGTGGCGCCCTCGTCCACTTCGCGGTGAGCAATTCGCTTGTCCGCATGACCACCCGCCTTGAGGGCGCGGCGACCCGCTTCCTGCCCTTCGACAAGGGCAACAACGGCGCGGCAGGCAACCCCGTGAACCCCGCTGGCGCCCCCACGGCCTATCTCTGGGAAGATGTGTGGGAGCGCGAGAGCTGGCTGGAAATCCTCGGCCGCTACATCGTCGCCAAGCGCGATGCCAAGAAACGGGTCACTTCCCTCATCTTCCCCCGCTATCACCAGCTTGACGCCACCCGCCGCCTCGTGGGCACGGTGCTCGCCGAGGGGCCGGGAAGCAAATACCTGATCCAGCACTCGGCGGGCTCGGGCAAGACCAATTCCATCGCCTGGACGGCGCACTTCCTCGCCGAACTGCATGACGCGGCCAACGCCAAGGTGTTCGACACGGTGCTGGTGGTGAGCGACCGCACGGTGCTCGACAGCCAGCTTCAGGAAGCCATCTTCGATTTCGAGCGTACCACCGGTGTGGTCGCCACCATCAAGAGCGAGAGCGGGGCCAAGAGCAGCCAGCTCGCGGAAGCCCTGTCCGGCGGCAAGAAGATCGTCGTTTGCACGATCCAGACCTTTCCCTTCGCCCTGAAGGCGGTGCAGGAGCTGGCCGCCACGCAGGGCAAGCGCTTCGCCGTGATCGCGGATGAAGCCCACTCGTCCCAGACCGGCGAGGCTGCCTCTAAGCTGAAGCAAGTGCTGTCCGCCGAGGAGATGGCCGAAGTGGCCGATGGCGGAGAGGTGGGCACGGAAGACCTCCTCGCCCTCCAGATGGCCGCCCGCGCGAACGACAAGGGCATCACCTACATCGCCTTCACCGCCACTCCGAAGGCCAAGACGCTGGAGCTGTTCGGCAGGCGGCCCGAGCCCGATGAGCCCGCCAGCGACACCAACAAGCCACAGGCCTTCCACGTCTATTCCATGCGGCAGGCCATCGAGGAGGGCTTCATCCTCGATGTGCTGAAGAACTATACCCCGTACAAGCTCGCCTTCCGCCTCGTGCATGACGGGGAGGAGATGACCGAGGAGACGGTCGAGCGCAGCACCGCCGTCAAGGGCATCATGCAGTGGGTGCGCCTCCACCCCTACAACATCGCCCAGAAGGTGCAGGTCGTGGTCGAGCACTTCCGCGCCAACGTCGCGCCGCTGCTGGAGGGCAAGGCGAAGGCCATGGTGGTGGTCGCAAGCCGCAAGGAGGCGGTGCGCTGGCAGCTCGCCATAGACCAGTACATCAAGCGCAACGGCTACCGCATCGGCACTCTGGTGGCCTTCTCCGGCGAGGTGGACGACCCCGAGAGCGGAGACGAACCCTTCACCGAAGTGAGCCGTTCGCTCAATCCGGGGCTGAAGGGGCGGGACATCCGGGAGGCGTTCGCAACCGAGGAGTATCAGATCCTTCTCGTCGCCAACAAGTTCCAGACCGGCTTCGATCAGCCCTTGCTGTGCGGCATGTATGTAGACCGTCGTCTCGCGGGCATTCAGGCGGTGCAGACCCTGTCGCGGCTCAACCGTGCCCATCCGGGGAAGGACACCACCTACATCCTCGACTTCGTCAATGAGCCGGATGAAATCCTGAAGGCCTTCAAGACCTATTACGAGACGGCCGAACTAGCAGGCGTCACCGACCCGCACATCGTGCTGAACCTCAAGGCCAAGCTGGACGCCTCCGGCCACTATGACGACAACGAGGTTGACCGCGTCGTCAATGTGGAGATGGACCCGGGGGCGACACAGGGCCAGCTCGACGCGGCACTGCTCCCCGTCGCAGACCGGCTGTTGCGGTCATTCAGGTCGCTTCAGATGGAACGCGAGGCAGCCCGCGCACGCGGCGATGCCCAGGCCGAGCGGGACGCCAAGGATGCCCAGGAGGCGCTGCTTCTCTTCAAGACCGACATGGCGACCTACCTGCGGGTCTACGCCTTCCTCTCCCAAATGTTCGATTATGGGTCCACGGCGGTGGAGAAGCGGGCCATCTTCTTCAAGCGGCTGCTGCCTCTCCTCGACTTCGGGCGCGAACGGGAGGGCGTGGACCTCAGCCGCGTGAAGCTCACCCACCACCGCCTCAACGATCAGGGTAGGCGGACCCTCGCGCTTGGTGGCGGACAGGGCGAGCAACTGGCACCCATGACCGAGACGGGCGCCGGAGCCGTTCAGGAGAAGCAGCGGGCATTGCTCACGGAGATTATCGAGCGGGTCAACGATCTGTTCGTGGGCGAGCTAACGGAGGACGACAAACTCGTCTACGTGAACAACGTGCTGAAGGGGAAGCTGCTGGAGTCCGACCTTCTGGTGGAACAGGCCAGCAACAACACCAAGGAGCAGTTCGCGAACTCCCCTGACCTCGCCACCGAGTTGCTGAACGCCATCATGGATGCCCTCGCCGCACACACCACCATGAGCAAGCAGGCGCTGGACTCGGAGAAGGTAAGGGCGGGGCTGAAGGACACCCTGCTTGGGCCGGGGCAGCTTTATGAGGCGCTTCGGGCGAAGGCCCGTTTGGGTGCTGAGGACATCGTCGCTCGACCGAGTTGA
- a CDS encoding restriction endonuclease subunit S: MSRKAYPSNKDSGIEWLGCVPDHWWVYRLKRLATLVTEKAEAQTAPVALENIEGWTGRFRPSETQYEGDGIAFKAGDILFGKLRPYLAKVFLCQLSGEAVGDFHVLRPASDMAGRFLQYLMLTREFIVIVDGSTYGAKMPRASWDFMGQMELPKPPLPEQRAIAAFLDRETAKIDALVAEQERLIALLAEKRRAVISHAVTKGLDPNAPMKDSGIAWLGEIPAHWEVKQLRRIVAAIEQGWSPECLSRPAEDLEWGVLKAGCTNGGLFSEQENKALPPELAPVIAYEVRPGDILMSRANGSPKFVGSTAYVSAVRARLLLSDKIYRVRLAPDEAPEWFVALMGATIMRDQIVQAISGAEGLANNLPQSSLKEFLVPVPPRDEQFAISKHIAIQTAKLDTLTSEAERAIALLKERRAALISAAVTGKIDVRDAVAAEEVAA, translated from the coding sequence ATGAGCCGGAAGGCATACCCCAGCAACAAGGACAGCGGGATCGAATGGCTTGGGTGCGTGCCCGACCATTGGTGGGTCTATCGTCTGAAACGCCTAGCAACACTCGTTACCGAGAAGGCCGAGGCCCAAACCGCGCCTGTTGCTCTCGAAAACATCGAAGGTTGGACGGGGCGTTTCCGTCCCTCTGAAACGCAGTACGAAGGCGATGGCATTGCCTTCAAGGCAGGGGATATCCTGTTCGGGAAGCTTCGCCCGTATCTCGCAAAAGTTTTCCTCTGCCAACTCTCCGGTGAAGCCGTGGGGGACTTCCACGTTCTTCGTCCGGCATCGGATATGGCTGGCAGGTTTCTGCAGTACCTTATGTTAACCCGTGAATTCATCGTAATCGTCGACGGCTCGACGTATGGCGCGAAGATGCCAAGGGCTAGTTGGGATTTCATGGGCCAGATGGAACTGCCCAAGCCCCCGCTTCCTGAGCAACGCGCCATCGCCGCCTTCCTCGACCGTGAGACCGCCAAGATCGATGCGCTGGTGGCCGAGCAGGAGCGGTTGATTGCGCTGCTGGCCGAGAAGCGCCGCGCTGTCATCTCGCACGCCGTCACCAAGGGGCTCGACCCCAATGCCCCGATGAAGGATAGCGGCATCGCATGGCTGGGCGAGATTCCAGCGCATTGGGAAGTGAAGCAACTCCGCCGGATCGTCGCAGCGATCGAGCAGGGGTGGAGTCCAGAATGTTTGAGCCGCCCAGCCGAAGACCTCGAATGGGGGGTCCTCAAGGCTGGATGCACAAATGGAGGCTTATTCTCGGAGCAAGAAAATAAAGCGCTTCCGCCTGAACTTGCTCCTGTTATCGCATATGAGGTGCGTCCCGGTGATATCCTGATGTCCCGCGCCAATGGATCACCTAAGTTCGTTGGATCGACCGCATACGTTTCTGCAGTAAGAGCGCGGCTGTTGCTTTCAGACAAGATCTATCGTGTACGGTTAGCACCTGACGAGGCTCCGGAATGGTTTGTGGCCTTGATGGGGGCGACAATTATGAGGGATCAGATTGTCCAGGCGATAAGCGGAGCAGAGGGACTAGCAAACAACCTGCCCCAGTCGAGCCTTAAAGAGTTCTTGGTGCCGGTTCCCCCACGTGATGAGCAGTTTGCGATTTCCAAACACATTGCTATCCAGACCGCCAAGCTCGACACCCTCACCTCCGAAGCCGAACGCGCCATCGCCCTTCTCAAGGAACGCCGCGCAGCGCTGATCTCCGCTGCCGTCACCGGCAAGATCGATGTGCGCGACGCTGTCGCTGCCGAAGAGGTTGCGGCATGA
- a CDS encoding type I restriction-modification system subunit M: protein MNQQALSAFIWSVADLLRGDYKQADYGKVILPFTVLRRLDCVLEPTKAAVVAEFAAKTAAGINPDPFLLRKAKQSFYNTSDLDLRKLLGDPDHIRENLYSYVSAFSPSVRDVFDRFEFAAQVEKLAKAGLLYQVAEKFARVDLHPNRVDNHQMGLVFEELIRKFAELSNETAGEHFTPREVIRLMVNLIFVEDDAALSVPGVVRSIYDPTAGTGGMLSVAEEYLAEHNPRARLTVAGQELNPESYAICKADMLIKGQDVRNITFGNTLADDGHPTAKFDYMLSNPPYGVEWKKVEKEVRREHEREGFNGRFGPGLPRVSDGSMLFLLHLISKMRPAKDGGCRFAIVLNGSPLFTGGAGSGESEIRRYVLENDLLEAIIGLPTDMFYNTGISTYVWVVTNRKPDYRKGKVQLIDASGMWQKMRRSLGSKRKELSDTHIEEITRLFGDFEEADRDGRPISRIFDNADFGYRTITVERPERDEDGRIVVGLKGKLKGKPVADTKLRDTENVPLKEDVEAYFRREVLLHVPDAWIDHDKTKVGYEIPFNRLFYVFEPPRPLAVIDAELKEVTDRIKVMIEGLDA from the coding sequence TTGAACCAACAGGCATTGTCGGCTTTCATCTGGTCCGTGGCGGACCTGCTCCGGGGCGACTACAAGCAGGCGGATTACGGCAAGGTCATCCTGCCTTTCACGGTGCTGCGGCGTCTCGATTGCGTGTTGGAGCCCACCAAGGCGGCGGTGGTGGCGGAGTTTGCGGCCAAGACTGCGGCGGGGATCAACCCTGACCCGTTCCTGCTCCGCAAGGCCAAGCAGAGCTTCTACAACACGTCGGACCTGGACCTGAGGAAGCTCCTCGGCGATCCCGACCACATCCGCGAAAACCTCTACAGCTACGTGTCCGCCTTCTCGCCCTCCGTCCGCGACGTGTTCGACCGCTTCGAGTTTGCCGCCCAGGTGGAGAAGCTGGCCAAGGCGGGGCTGCTCTATCAGGTGGCGGAGAAGTTTGCCCGCGTGGACCTCCATCCCAACCGGGTGGACAACCACCAGATGGGCCTCGTCTTCGAGGAGCTGATCCGCAAGTTCGCCGAGCTGTCGAACGAAACGGCGGGAGAGCACTTCACCCCGCGCGAGGTCATCCGCCTGATGGTCAACCTCATCTTCGTGGAGGATGATGCGGCCCTCTCGGTGCCCGGCGTAGTGCGGTCCATCTATGACCCCACGGCGGGAACAGGCGGGATGCTCTCCGTCGCCGAGGAGTATCTGGCGGAGCACAATCCCCGCGCCCGACTCACGGTGGCGGGGCAGGAGTTGAATCCGGAATCCTACGCCATCTGCAAGGCGGACATGCTCATCAAGGGGCAGGATGTCCGCAACATCACCTTCGGCAACACCCTGGCGGACGATGGGCACCCCACCGCCAAGTTCGACTACATGCTCTCCAACCCACCGTACGGCGTGGAGTGGAAGAAGGTCGAGAAGGAGGTGAGGCGGGAGCATGAGCGGGAAGGCTTCAACGGGCGCTTCGGGCCCGGCCTGCCGCGCGTGTCCGACGGCTCCATGCTGTTCCTGCTGCACCTCATCTCCAAGATGCGACCGGCCAAGGATGGGGGCTGCCGCTTCGCCATCGTGCTGAACGGCTCGCCCCTGTTCACGGGCGGGGCGGGATCGGGAGAGAGCGAAATCCGCCGCTACGTGCTGGAGAACGATCTGTTGGAGGCCATCATCGGCCTGCCCACGGACATGTTCTACAACACGGGCATCTCCACTTACGTGTGGGTGGTGACCAACCGCAAGCCGGACTACCGAAAGGGCAAGGTGCAACTCATCGATGCCTCGGGCATGTGGCAGAAAATGCGCCGCAGCCTCGGCTCGAAGCGCAAGGAGCTGTCGGACACCCATATCGAGGAGATCACCCGACTGTTCGGGGATTTTGAAGAGGCGGACCGCGACGGCAGGCCCATCTCCCGCATCTTCGACAATGCGGACTTCGGCTATCGCACCATCACGGTGGAGCGGCCGGAGCGGGATGAGGATGGCCGCATCGTGGTGGGGCTCAAGGGCAAGCTGAAGGGCAAGCCCGTGGCCGACACCAAGCTGCGCGACACGGAGAACGTGCCGCTGAAGGAGGATGTGGAGGCCTATTTCCGGCGCGAGGTGCTGCTCCACGTGCCCGATGCCTGGATTGACCATGACAAGACCAAGGTGGGCTATGAAATCCCCTTCAATCGTCTCTTCTACGTCTTCGAGCCCCCGCGCCCGCTGGCGGTGATCGACGCCGAGCTGAAGGAGGTCACGGACCGGATCAAGGTGATGATCGAGGGGCTGGACGCATGA
- a CDS encoding tyrosine-type recombinase/integrase, which translates to MPLTDTAIRAAKAGDKPYKLADGGGLYLLVNPTGSRLWRLKYRIEGKEKLLAIGPYPDVTLAKARERRDDAKKAIIDGADPSALKKQSREEAKAAPANTFRAVAEEHLAKLEREGLADITLGKRRWLLGFAYPHFGDRDIGSVSSADVLVALREIEAKGHHETARRMRSVIGSVFRYAIATARIENDPTFALRGALTTPKVQHRSAVTTATELGKLLKAIDGYRGQPATRAALRLMPLLFPRPGELRAARWSEFDLDKAVWSIPAERMKMRRPHRIPLPTQAVAILRELHAVTAEEDFVFPCIGAAKKPISENTLNFALRRLGFGPDIATAHGFRATASTLLNESGRWNPDAIERQLAHAENNEVRRAYLRGEHWEERVRMMAWWADHMDALREAAD; encoded by the coding sequence ATGCCCCTGACCGACACGGCCATCCGCGCGGCGAAGGCCGGCGACAAGCCCTATAAGCTGGCGGACGGTGGCGGTCTCTATCTCCTGGTGAACCCGACCGGCTCCCGCCTTTGGCGGTTGAAGTACCGGATCGAGGGCAAGGAGAAGCTCCTCGCCATAGGCCCCTATCCCGATGTGACGCTCGCCAAGGCGCGGGAGCGGCGCGACGACGCGAAGAAGGCGATCATAGACGGCGCCGACCCCTCCGCCCTCAAGAAGCAGTCACGGGAGGAGGCGAAGGCGGCGCCCGCCAACACCTTCCGCGCGGTGGCCGAGGAACACCTCGCCAAGCTGGAGCGCGAGGGGCTTGCCGATATCACGTTAGGGAAGCGGCGTTGGCTCCTCGGGTTCGCATACCCCCATTTCGGGGACCGGGATATCGGCAGTGTTAGCTCGGCCGACGTGCTGGTGGCGCTTCGGGAGATTGAGGCCAAGGGCCACCACGAGACGGCGCGGCGGATGCGCTCTGTCATCGGCTCGGTTTTCCGCTACGCTATCGCCACCGCCCGAATCGAGAACGATCCCACCTTCGCCCTGCGCGGCGCCCTGACCACGCCGAAGGTGCAGCACAGATCGGCTGTCACCACCGCGACCGAGCTGGGCAAGCTCCTCAAGGCCATCGACGGATATCGAGGCCAGCCGGCGACGCGCGCCGCGCTGCGGCTTATGCCACTGCTGTTCCCCCGTCCCGGCGAGCTGCGCGCGGCGCGGTGGTCCGAATTCGACCTCGACAAGGCGGTTTGGTCTATCCCGGCCGAACGCATGAAGATGCGCCGGCCCCACCGCATCCCGCTGCCAACGCAGGCGGTGGCCATCCTGCGCGAGCTTCATGCCGTGACGGCGGAGGAGGATTTCGTCTTCCCCTGCATCGGCGCGGCGAAGAAGCCGATCAGCGAGAACACCCTGAACTTCGCCCTGCGTCGTCTCGGCTTCGGCCCGGATATCGCGACCGCCCACGGCTTCCGCGCCACCGCCTCGACGCTCCTGAACGAGAGCGGGCGGTGGAATCCCGACGCCATCGAGCGCCAGCTCGCCCATGCGGAGAACAATGAGGTACGCCGCGCCTATCTGCGGGGCGAGCATTGGGAGGAGCGGGTGCGGATGATGGCGTGGTGGGCGGATCATATGGATGCGCTGCGGGAGGCCGCGGACTGA
- a CDS encoding helix-turn-helix transcriptional regulator — translation MSSNDTTTRPSLLRLEAVKARTCLSRSTIYAYMREGRFPQPVALTERCVAWIEAEIDGWIADRIATGRRG, via the coding sequence ATGAGCAGCAACGATACGACGACCCGCCCCTCTCTCCTGCGCCTGGAGGCCGTGAAGGCCCGCACCTGTCTCAGCCGCAGCACCATCTACGCCTATATGCGGGAGGGGCGCTTTCCCCAGCCGGTGGCCCTCACCGAGCGTTGCGTCGCCTGGATCGAGGCGGAGATCGACGGCTGGATTGCCGACCGCATCGCGACGGGGCGGCGTGGGTGA
- a CDS encoding helix-turn-helix domain-containing protein, which produces MRARKPRRCSPQRVKQGTTYEVAEVAKLLGIHRNTVRRWLKEGLGAIDDRRPLLIHGSALKAFLAKRRETRRHTCRPGEFYCFRCRVPRAPWGGTADLSFRNEKVARLAALCACCGTPMHRTVRRADLPTLGVLIDLHTLAPERMNGCSDPNANRAFEKV; this is translated from the coding sequence ATGCGCGCCCGCAAGCCGCGCCGGTGCTCGCCGCAGAGGGTGAAACAGGGCACCACCTATGAAGTGGCCGAAGTTGCCAAGCTCCTCGGCATCCACCGCAACACGGTGCGGCGGTGGCTCAAGGAGGGGCTGGGGGCGATCGATGACCGGCGCCCCCTTCTGATCCACGGTTCGGCCCTAAAGGCCTTCCTTGCGAAGCGGCGGGAGACCCGACGCCACACATGCCGCCCCGGCGAGTTCTATTGCTTCCGTTGTCGGGTGCCACGCGCGCCGTGGGGCGGGACGGCGGACCTGTCATTCCGCAATGAGAAGGTCGCGCGTCTTGCGGCCCTCTGCGCCTGCTGTGGAACCCCCATGCACCGGACAGTGCGGCGGGCCGACCTGCCGACCCTCGGCGTCCTGATCGATCTGCACACGCTGGCGCCGGAACGAATGAATGGTTGTTCCGACCCCAATGCAAACCGTGCTTTCGAGAAGGTGTGA
- a CDS encoding tyrosine-type recombinase/integrase, with translation MTRLNPSNERLKRDYIRYLKEAKGKSEATLDAVRKALARYEAYTAAKDFKTFRREQAIGFKTRLAETEGVRTGEGLSASTQASTLTALKDFFTWLSWQPGFKSKVHMADIDYLSPSNKDAARAKAAKLRAFPSLEQVRATVAAMPGVTVIDRRNRALVAFTLLTGIRDRALVSLSLGHVDTSGKTPVVAQDPNSVETKFAKAIVTYFFPVGDDLADIALAWIEELRKVHLFGPADPLFPRTHMGLGDDGGFVPVGIERDHWSNASPVREIFRKAFERAGLPYFPPHAFRHTLGHLAQTMCRTPEELKAWSQNLGHENIATTLTSYGRIAPHRQGEVMGRMGREADGEAGDVLAQIGALLARQRGTALA, from the coding sequence ATGACGAGACTGAACCCGTCCAATGAGCGCCTGAAAAGGGACTATATCCGCTATCTGAAGGAAGCCAAGGGCAAGAGCGAGGCGACGCTCGATGCCGTCCGCAAGGCCCTCGCCCGCTATGAGGCATACACGGCCGCAAAGGACTTCAAGACCTTCCGGCGCGAACAGGCCATCGGCTTCAAGACCCGGTTGGCCGAGACCGAGGGCGTGCGCACCGGCGAGGGCCTGAGCGCATCCACACAGGCCAGCACGCTCACCGCGCTGAAGGACTTTTTCACCTGGCTGTCGTGGCAACCCGGCTTCAAGTCCAAGGTCCACATGGCGGATATCGACTATCTGTCGCCCTCGAACAAGGATGCCGCGCGGGCCAAGGCGGCGAAGCTGCGGGCCTTCCCCAGCCTCGAACAGGTGCGCGCCACTGTTGCCGCCATGCCGGGGGTGACAGTCATTGACCGGCGCAACCGCGCCCTGGTCGCCTTCACCCTCCTGACCGGCATACGCGACCGCGCGCTGGTGTCTCTGTCACTCGGCCATGTGGACACGTCCGGCAAGACCCCTGTAGTGGCGCAGGACCCCAACAGCGTCGAGACCAAGTTCGCAAAGGCCATCGTCACCTACTTCTTTCCAGTGGGCGACGACCTCGCCGATATCGCGCTCGCCTGGATCGAGGAGTTGCGCAAGGTCCACCTGTTCGGCCCGGCCGATCCGCTCTTCCCCCGCACGCACATGGGCCTTGGCGACGACGGTGGCTTCGTTCCGGTGGGCATCGAGCGGGATCACTGGAGCAATGCCTCTCCGGTGCGGGAGATCTTCCGCAAGGCCTTCGAGCGCGCGGGCCTGCCCTATTTCCCGCCCCACGCCTTCCGTCACACCCTCGGCCATCTGGCGCAGACCATGTGCCGGACCCCGGAGGAGCTGAAGGCCTGGAGCCAGAACCTCGGCCACGAAAACATCGCCACCACGCTCACCTCCTACGGGCGAATCGCCCCCCACCGGCAGGGGGAGGTGATGGGGCGCATGGGGCGGGAGGCCGATGGCGAGGCCGGCGACGTGCTGGCGCAGATCGGTGCGCTCTTGGCGCGGCAGAGGGGAACGGCATTGGCTTGA